The proteins below are encoded in one region of bacterium:
- a CDS encoding chemotaxis response regulator protein-glutamate methylesterase, translated as MIVDDSALVRQTLRDILSTDPDIEVIAMAADPLFAARYLSKEMPDVITLDVEMPRMDGLTFLQKLMSQHPVPVVMCSSLTEKGSQTAMKALEYGAVDIIVKPRLGTKQFLEEARIHICDVIKAAARVRPRSITPPMKVEEKHTADVIMPKPTGKSLPKTTEKVVLVGASTGGTEALRVFLEAMPGNAPGMVIVQHMPEHFTAAFAQRLDGLCQIEVREARDGDKVMVGRALIAPGNHHTLLKRSGAFYYVEVKDGPLVCRHRPSVDVLFRSGARYAGPNAVGVIMTGMGDDGARGMLEMKQQGAYNIAQDEATCIVFGMPHEAIALGGVDEVLPLQAIPAKILRLCN; from the coding sequence ATGATTGTTGATGACTCTGCCCTGGTTCGGCAGACTCTCAGGGATATCCTGAGTACGGATCCCGATATTGAAGTCATAGCTATGGCCGCGGACCCGCTTTTCGCTGCCCGTTACCTGAGCAAAGAGATGCCGGATGTTATCACCCTGGATGTGGAAATGCCGCGCATGGATGGGCTGACCTTCCTGCAAAAGCTGATGAGCCAGCATCCTGTGCCGGTGGTCATGTGTTCCAGTCTCACTGAAAAGGGTTCGCAGACAGCCATGAAAGCTCTCGAGTACGGGGCTGTGGATATCATCGTTAAACCCAGGCTGGGAACAAAGCAGTTTCTGGAAGAGGCCAGGATTCATATCTGTGACGTTATCAAGGCTGCGGCCAGGGTCCGGCCCCGGAGCATAACTCCTCCGATGAAGGTGGAGGAAAAGCATACGGCGGACGTGATTATGCCCAAACCAACCGGCAAGTCCCTGCCCAAAACTACCGAAAAGGTAGTCCTGGTCGGAGCCTCAACCGGAGGGACCGAGGCTTTGCGGGTCTTTCTGGAAGCCATGCCGGGGAACGCGCCGGGGATGGTCATTGTGCAGCATATGCCTGAGCACTTTACGGCAGCTTTTGCCCAAAGGCTGGATGGGCTGTGCCAGATCGAGGTGCGCGAAGCCCGGGACGGAGATAAGGTTATGGTGGGCCGGGCTCTGATTGCGCCGGGAAACCACCATACCCTGCTGAAGCGAAGCGGTGCCTTCTATTATGTGGAAGTGAAAGATGGTCCCCTGGTCTGCCGCCACCGGCCTTCGGTAGATGTCCTGTTCCGGTCGGGAGCACGGTACGCCGGTCCCAATGCCGTTGGAGTAATCATGACCGGTATGGGTGACGACGGAGCCAGAGGGATGCTCGAAATGAAACAGCAGGGAGCCTACAATATAGCTCAGGATGAGGCCACCTGCATTGTCTTTGGCATGCCCCACGAGGCAATAGCTCTCGGAGGAGTGGATGAAGTGCTGCCTCTGCAAGCCATTCCGGCAAAGATTCTGAGGCTGTGCAACTGA
- a CDS encoding chemotaxis protein CheD, with translation MKLAKIDLPTIHLLPGDLHIARKPSLISTILGSCVSICLYAPPWKVGAMCHCLLPSSSGRDRNEPYRYVDQAITHMLEKMRAMNIHQNKIISQIFGGADMLLKVSDISFLSIGRQNTEAARAVLQEFHIPIEKEDVGGNKGRKIFFLSALGQVTVREISSEFITNKEFILWSNGKSR, from the coding sequence ATGAAACTGGCTAAAATCGATCTGCCGACAATCCACCTTTTGCCCGGTGATTTACATATTGCCAGGAAGCCATCCCTCATCAGCACCATTTTGGGGTCATGCGTCTCAATCTGCCTCTATGCCCCACCGTGGAAGGTGGGGGCCATGTGCCATTGCCTCCTTCCCTCCTCCTCCGGGAGGGACAGGAATGAGCCTTACCGATATGTTGATCAGGCAATTACCCATATGCTGGAAAAAATGAGAGCAATGAATATCCATCAGAATAAAATCATTTCCCAGATTTTTGGCGGTGCCGATATGCTGCTCAAGGTCAGTGACATTTCATTTCTCTCGATCGGGAGGCAGAATACCGAAGCGGCCAGAGCTGTTCTTCAGGAATTTCACATCCCCATTGAAAAAGAAGATGTCGGAGGAAACAAGGGACGGAAAATTTTTTTCCTCAGCGCTCTGGGCCAAGTTACCGTCAGAGAGATTTCTTCGGAATTCATTACGAATAAGGAGTTCATACTGTGGTCAAACGGAAAATCAAGGTAA
- a CDS encoding protein-glutamate O-methyltransferase, whose protein sequence is MVEEEKLAINPKDMSDRLYEKYSNFIYSECGIKLPPVKRVMLQSRLLKRLRSLGIHSYEEYYDYLTSAKGRDEELVHALDMVSTNKTDFFREPSHFDYLCQVALPEILRSAGGRPRKRIHLWSAGCSSGEEPYTLAMVLSNFLEKYPEIDYDILSTDISQRMLDKARQAIYTDIDVRPIPHDLKVKYFMKGKGTQEGNWRVIPELRKRVQFSRLNLMDNRFDLPNPMDIIFCRNVIIYFDRPTQVCLFQKLYDCMVCGGFLFIGHSETLYGINDRFHYIQATIYQKPK, encoded by the coding sequence ATGGTCGAAGAAGAGAAGCTGGCTATCAATCCCAAGGACATGTCCGACCGGCTCTATGAGAAATACAGCAATTTTATCTACTCGGAATGCGGCATCAAGCTTCCTCCGGTCAAAAGGGTAATGCTGCAGTCAAGGCTTCTGAAAAGGCTGCGGTCCCTCGGCATTCACTCGTATGAGGAATACTACGATTATCTGACCAGTGCCAAAGGAAGGGATGAAGAGCTGGTTCACGCCCTTGATATGGTCAGCACCAATAAGACCGATTTTTTCCGGGAACCATCCCATTTCGATTACCTTTGTCAGGTAGCCCTCCCGGAGATCCTTCGATCTGCGGGGGGGAGACCCCGGAAGAGAATCCACCTGTGGAGCGCCGGATGCTCTTCCGGTGAGGAGCCCTACACTCTGGCTATGGTTTTAAGCAATTTTCTGGAAAAATATCCGGAGATTGACTACGATATTCTGAGCACTGACATTTCGCAGCGAATGCTTGATAAGGCCCGGCAGGCAATCTATACGGACATCGATGTCAGGCCGATTCCCCATGATCTGAAGGTTAAATATTTTATGAAGGGGAAAGGCACTCAGGAGGGGAACTGGCGGGTGATCCCCGAACTTCGCAAGCGCGTCCAGTTCAGCAGGCTTAACCTCATGGATAACCGGTTCGACCTGCCAAATCCGATGGACATTATTTTCTGCCGGAATGTGATTATCTACTTCGACCGGCCTACCCAGGTCTGCCTCTTTCAAAAGCTTTACGACTGCATGGTTTGCGGGGGATTCCTGTTTATTGGCCACTCTGAGACCCTGTACGGAATCAATGATCGGTTTCACTATATTCAAGCAACCATTTATCAGAAGCCAAAATGA
- a CDS encoding PAS domain-containing protein gives MKISTKLAIGFAIPLVSLLIIGMWAYVANLGSESKAVHTRDEVVKFQEIAQGMKADVIQVQQWLTDISATRGLDGLDDGFKQAQEHAQSFLAALNKFREMYTREHDQKGLEVIENLENRFNGYYAAGQKMAKAYVEGGSAKGNPLMGEFDEAAKNMWDSLNPLVEEHTAELHANMNTIVESIDQVNLGILLIGCIALVITSLVSVIIARGIIRPIRHLREAAEKLAEGDTSVLIQVNNQDETGELAASFRKMVNQLTGLLHEIELMAGAAVEGRLDNRGDATKFGGDYGRVIEGINNTLDAIINPLNVAAEYIDRISQGEIPAEITAEYKGDFNEIKNNLNTMIDRVGAQIMNLTNIPTPIMTIDKDFTITYMNTVGARLVGLTAKQCEGKKCYDLFQTPHCHTAECRCAQAMQQNAVVTGETVAHPKGLTIPIQYTGAPVKDRNGNIVGALEYVTDITAVKKAMEDAQEKIDYLNSIPTPVMVVDKEMKVRFMNPAGAAAVGRTPESCIGQKCHTLFNTGHCNTPNCQVDKAMREGCIATGNTIAKLPSGALPIRYTGAALKDAGGNVIGALEYVVDIAEEHQAVAEVGQLVEAAVAGKLDARGNPDNYRIAGFRNVIQGINDTLEAITGPLKVAAEYVARVSRGDLPERITDKWRGDFNELKDNLNMLIEAMNEITRIAEEIAGGNLTVRVRERSAQDKLMQALASMVVKLTEVVGNIQIAADQVASGSQAMSSTSAQMSQGASEQAASAEQVSSAMEQMVANIKQNADNAQQTERIAQKSASDAKEGGSAVADTVAAMKEIASKISIIEEIARQTNLLALNAAIEAARAGEYGKGFAVVASEVRKLAERSQIAAGDISKLSTTSVDVAERAGKMLATLVPDIQKTAELVQEISAASGEQNTGAEQINQAIQQLEQVIQQNAASSEEMASTTEEIASQAEQLQSTIAYFRTGGSSSSAAGETRTSLHKVSKPAQQTHSAQRSSRKTREVLASAAKSSGIRLDSSSRHPDGNGHNGHQGDSLDSEFEIV, from the coding sequence ATGAAAATCAGTACCAAGCTCGCTATCGGGTTCGCTATTCCTTTAGTGTCTTTGTTAATTATCGGCATGTGGGCTTATGTAGCCAACCTTGGTTCGGAATCAAAAGCTGTCCATACCAGGGACGAAGTTGTGAAATTTCAGGAAATTGCCCAGGGTATGAAGGCGGATGTCATCCAGGTACAGCAATGGCTGACCGATATCTCCGCCACCCGGGGCCTGGATGGGCTGGATGATGGCTTCAAGCAGGCACAAGAGCATGCCCAATCATTTCTGGCCGCGCTGAATAAATTCAGGGAAATGTATACCCGGGAGCATGACCAGAAAGGGCTGGAAGTCATTGAAAATCTGGAGAATCGATTTAACGGATACTATGCGGCAGGTCAAAAAATGGCTAAAGCTTATGTCGAAGGAGGTTCGGCCAAAGGAAACCCTCTGATGGGCGAGTTTGACGAAGCTGCCAAAAACATGTGGGATTCCCTCAATCCCCTGGTGGAAGAGCATACTGCAGAACTGCATGCCAACATGAACACCATTGTCGAATCGATCGACCAGGTGAATTTGGGAATTCTCCTGATCGGATGCATTGCCCTGGTAATCACCAGCCTGGTCAGTGTTATCATAGCGCGCGGGATTATCCGGCCAATCAGACACCTGCGGGAGGCAGCCGAGAAACTGGCCGAGGGTGATACCTCGGTATTGATTCAGGTTAATAATCAGGATGAAACCGGGGAACTGGCCGCCTCGTTTCGGAAGATGGTGAATCAACTGACCGGCCTGCTTCACGAAATCGAGCTGATGGCCGGGGCAGCGGTCGAAGGAAGGCTCGATAACCGCGGGGATGCAACAAAATTCGGCGGCGATTATGGCAGGGTCATCGAGGGGATCAATAATACCCTGGATGCCATTATCAATCCGCTGAACGTGGCTGCCGAATACATCGATCGCATCAGCCAGGGTGAAATCCCGGCGGAGATCACGGCCGAATACAAGGGTGATTTCAACGAAATCAAGAATAACCTCAATACCATGATCGACCGGGTCGGTGCACAGATCATGAATCTCACCAATATCCCCACACCCATTATGACTATCGACAAGGATTTTACCATAACCTACATGAATACGGTCGGTGCCAGACTGGTGGGGCTGACTGCCAAACAGTGTGAGGGGAAAAAGTGCTATGACCTGTTCCAGACACCCCACTGTCATACGGCCGAGTGCCGCTGTGCCCAGGCCATGCAGCAGAACGCGGTCGTAACCGGTGAGACGGTGGCTCATCCAAAGGGTCTCACTATCCCTATTCAGTACACCGGAGCGCCGGTCAAGGACAGAAACGGCAATATCGTTGGCGCTCTTGAATATGTGACGGACATTACGGCTGTAAAGAAGGCCATGGAAGATGCCCAGGAGAAGATCGACTACCTCAACAGCATCCCCACGCCGGTTATGGTGGTGGACAAGGAGATGAAGGTCCGCTTCATGAATCCGGCAGGCGCGGCAGCCGTGGGCAGGACACCGGAAAGCTGTATTGGACAAAAGTGCCACACTCTCTTCAATACCGGCCACTGCAATACCCCCAACTGCCAGGTGGACAAGGCCATGCGCGAGGGCTGCATAGCCACCGGCAATACCATCGCCAAGCTCCCCTCCGGGGCTCTTCCGATCCGCTACACCGGAGCAGCACTCAAGGATGCCGGGGGGAATGTTATCGGTGCTTTGGAATATGTAGTTGATATTGCGGAAGAGCATCAGGCCGTGGCCGAAGTGGGGCAACTTGTTGAAGCTGCGGTTGCCGGGAAACTCGATGCCAGGGGAAATCCGGATAATTACAGGATTGCCGGTTTCAGGAATGTCATCCAGGGCATCAACGATACCCTGGAGGCAATTACCGGTCCTTTGAAGGTGGCAGCCGAGTATGTGGCCAGAGTCAGCAGGGGTGACCTGCCGGAGAGGATTACGGACAAGTGGCGAGGGGACTTTAATGAGCTGAAGGATAACCTGAACATGCTCATCGAGGCCATGAACGAGATTACCCGAATTGCGGAGGAGATCGCCGGCGGAAATCTGACCGTCAGAGTCAGGGAGCGCTCTGCCCAGGACAAACTGATGCAGGCTCTGGCCAGCATGGTGGTCAAGCTCACCGAGGTAGTGGGCAATATCCAGATAGCTGCGGATCAGGTGGCCTCCGGAAGCCAGGCCATGAGCTCCACCTCAGCCCAGATGTCCCAGGGTGCCAGTGAGCAGGCTGCTTCAGCAGAACAGGTGTCGTCGGCTATGGAACAGATGGTGGCGAATATCAAACAGAACGCTGACAATGCTCAGCAGACCGAAAGGATCGCCCAAAAATCAGCGAGCGATGCCAAAGAGGGCGGCAGTGCCGTAGCCGATACCGTAGCGGCCATGAAGGAGATCGCCAGCAAGATTTCCATCATCGAGGAGATAGCCCGCCAGACCAACCTGTTGGCCCTGAATGCTGCCATCGAGGCAGCCCGGGCCGGAGAGTACGGAAAAGGGTTTGCCGTGGTGGCTTCCGAGGTCCGCAAACTGGCCGAGCGGAGCCAGATAGCGGCAGGTGATATCAGCAAGCTGTCCACTACCAGCGTCGATGTGGCTGAGCGGGCAGGCAAGATGCTGGCCACACTGGTGCCGGATATCCAGAAAACAGCAGAGCTGGTGCAGGAAATCAGTGCAGCCAGTGGTGAACAAAACACCGGCGCCGAGCAGATTAACCAGGCGATCCAGCAGCTCGAACAGGTGATTCAGCAAAATGCCGCCTCTTCCGAGGAAATGGCCTCGACAACCGAGGAGATAGCCTCACAGGCCGAGCAGCTTCAAAGCACGATCGCTTATTTCAGGACTGGCGGCAGCAGTTCGTCGGCAGCCGGAGAAACCAGGACCAGTTTGCATAAGGTATCAAAACCCGCTCAACAGACACACTCCGCTCAACGGTCATCCCGGAAGACCAGGGAAGTCCTGGCATCTGCGGCAAAATCATCAGGCATCCGCCTGGACTCCTCCTCCCGTCATCCGGATGGAAACGGGCATAATGGTCATCAGGGAGACTCCCTGGACTCAGAGTTTGAGATAGTATAA
- a CDS encoding chemotaxis protein CheA — protein sequence MDREEKYADAFREEAAELLSDMEEVILSLETDPRDQELINRLFRIMHTIKGSGAMFGFQKVADFAHHLETMLDLVRAGSMTVTPALISLLLQSRDHIQVMLYSHGSEPEGSAEQGSAILAGLKTLQGQPLQPPVSSSGEPVHPGSITAPALVSPAEEPAVCLPQKDKATSNQQSLSTYRLRIKLDPKVMLSGLDPLCLLRELDSMGECSISAQTDQVPWLDEINPEECYFYWDAIINTAASREDLEMVFLFVEDESQISITRLTDELDENGEHKKLGEILVERGDISKEDVRNILAKQKRAGELMVEAGLVTPGKIESALAEQKMVQQLRGSQQQNTDTIRVSTKKLDRLINLVGEMVITQAQLSQTSNRYQDTDLLTPVENIERLTNELRDCALNIRMFPIEGTFSKFRRLVHDLSASLGKEAELITEGGETELDKTVIERIHDPLIHLIRNSLDHGLESPEERLKAGKPACGTIRLSAGQSGGEVIITIEDDGAGLDRERIRAKGIEQGLISESENLTDQQVFNLIFLPGFSTASKITDVSGRGVGMDVVRREISKLRGSVDINSQRGRGTKTSIHLPLTLAIIEGLLVAVGSSHYVVPLTFVQECVELTSQEVNRAHGRHVIHLRGEIIPYIRLREVFGTCRGEESMPPIEYVVVAMVEGKRVGLVTDTIIGDYQAVIKSLGRIYEHTEGISGATILGDGTIALIVDVRQLIECAYRQEREVLAET from the coding sequence ATGGATAGAGAAGAAAAGTATGCCGATGCCTTTCGTGAGGAAGCTGCGGAGTTGCTCTCCGACATGGAAGAGGTGATTCTTTCGCTGGAAACTGATCCCAGAGACCAGGAGCTTATCAATCGCCTTTTTCGGATCATGCACACCATCAAGGGCTCCGGGGCCATGTTCGGATTTCAAAAAGTCGCTGATTTTGCTCATCATCTGGAAACCATGCTGGACCTGGTCAGGGCTGGCAGCATGACTGTCACCCCTGCGCTTATCAGCCTGCTCCTTCAATCAAGAGATCATATTCAGGTGATGCTGTACTCACACGGCAGCGAGCCGGAGGGCAGTGCCGAACAGGGCAGCGCGATCCTGGCCGGTTTGAAAACGCTCCAGGGTCAGCCGCTCCAACCGCCGGTGTCCTCTTCCGGGGAGCCGGTCCATCCAGGCTCCATTACCGCGCCTGCCCTCGTGTCTCCTGCTGAGGAGCCTGCTGTATGCCTCCCTCAAAAGGACAAGGCGACTTCGAATCAGCAGTCCCTGTCCACCTATCGGTTACGGATCAAGCTGGATCCGAAGGTCATGCTGAGCGGCCTTGATCCCCTGTGCCTGCTCAGGGAACTGGATTCAATGGGTGAGTGTTCCATATCCGCTCAGACCGATCAGGTTCCCTGGCTCGATGAGATAAATCCTGAAGAATGTTATTTCTACTGGGATGCTATCATCAATACCGCGGCCAGCCGTGAGGACCTGGAAATGGTGTTTCTGTTCGTGGAGGATGAAAGCCAGATCAGTATCACCCGGCTGACCGATGAGCTTGATGAAAACGGCGAGCACAAAAAGCTTGGCGAGATTCTGGTAGAAAGAGGAGATATATCCAAAGAGGATGTCCGGAATATCCTGGCCAAACAGAAGCGGGCCGGAGAGTTGATGGTTGAGGCCGGTCTGGTCACACCGGGCAAGATCGAATCAGCCCTGGCCGAACAGAAGATGGTCCAGCAACTGCGGGGCAGCCAGCAGCAGAACACCGACACTATCCGGGTATCCACGAAGAAGCTGGACCGGCTCATCAATCTGGTAGGCGAGATGGTCATCACCCAGGCACAGCTCAGTCAGACTTCAAATCGGTATCAGGATACCGACCTTTTGACTCCGGTCGAGAATATCGAGCGGCTGACGAATGAACTGCGCGACTGCGCCCTCAATATCCGGATGTTTCCCATCGAGGGTACGTTCAGCAAGTTCCGCCGACTGGTGCATGACCTCTCGGCCAGTCTGGGCAAAGAGGCCGAGTTGATAACCGAGGGGGGAGAAACGGAGCTGGATAAGACCGTAATCGAAAGAATTCACGATCCCCTGATCCACCTGATCCGAAACAGCCTCGATCATGGCCTCGAGTCGCCCGAAGAGCGGCTGAAAGCCGGTAAACCCGCCTGTGGAACCATTCGCCTGTCAGCCGGACAATCCGGAGGTGAGGTCATCATTACCATCGAGGATGACGGTGCGGGTCTTGACCGGGAGAGAATCCGGGCCAAGGGGATCGAGCAGGGCCTGATCAGCGAATCGGAAAATCTGACCGATCAGCAGGTTTTCAATCTCATTTTCCTGCCGGGTTTTTCCACGGCCAGTAAAATCACCGATGTTTCCGGCAGGGGAGTAGGCATGGACGTTGTCAGACGGGAGATCAGCAAACTGCGTGGATCGGTGGATATCAACAGCCAGAGGGGCAGGGGAACAAAAACATCCATTCACCTGCCGCTGACCCTGGCTATTATCGAGGGCCTGCTGGTGGCTGTCGGTTCAAGCCACTATGTGGTTCCCCTGACCTTTGTCCAGGAATGCGTGGAACTGACCAGCCAGGAGGTAAACCGTGCTCATGGCCGGCATGTCATTCACCTGCGGGGTGAGATCATCCCCTATATCCGGCTGAGGGAAGTCTTCGGCACCTGCCGCGGGGAGGAAAGCATGCCCCCGATCGAATATGTGGTTGTAGCCATGGTCGAGGGCAAGAGGGTTGGTCTGGTCACCGACACCATTATCGGGGATTATCAGGCAGTTATCAAATCACTGGGCAGGATTTACGAGCATACCGAGGGAATATCCGGAGCGACAATCCTTGGGGATGGAACGATCGCTCTGATTGTGGATGTGCGGCAATTGATCGAGTGCGCATATCGGCAGGAGCGGGAGGTATTGGCTGAGACTTGA
- a CDS encoding response regulator, protein MPKTIMTVDDSSSIRQMVRFTLTEEGYQVIEAGNGQEALARMGGRVDMVITDLNMPIMNGIELIREIRKRPESRFIPIIMLTTESQNEKKMEGKAAGATGWIVKPFRPEQLLAVIKKVLP, encoded by the coding sequence ATGCCAAAAACCATTATGACCGTAGACGATTCCTCAAGTATAAGACAAATGGTTCGTTTCACCCTTACTGAGGAAGGCTACCAGGTAATCGAAGCAGGTAATGGCCAGGAAGCCCTGGCCAGAATGGGTGGCCGTGTGGATATGGTGATTACCGACCTCAATATGCCCATCATGAATGGGATCGAATTGATCAGGGAAATCCGCAAGAGGCCGGAATCCCGGTTCATCCCCATTATCATGCTTACCACTGAATCTCAGAATGAGAAAAAGATGGAGGGTAAGGCAGCCGGTGCAACCGGCTGGATTGTAAAGCCATTTCGCCCGGAACAATTGCTGGCGGTAATTAAAAAAGTACTGCCGTAA
- a CDS encoding STAS domain-containing protein: MIKSQSQQGNRLNLEGEITINDAVVLKETLLSYLAAQTTLSIDLHGVTKIDTSGLQLLFTAHQTAIHQGRKLSLENPSPAFLQAVKLAGLTFQSPEGYLEGCLWEGGGK, translated from the coding sequence ATGATTAAAAGCCAATCCCAGCAAGGCAACCGCCTCAATTTAGAAGGGGAAATAACCATCAATGATGCCGTCGTGTTAAAGGAGACGCTGCTTTCGTATCTGGCCGCACAAACAACTCTATCCATTGACCTGCACGGAGTCACCAAGATCGATACTTCGGGGCTCCAGCTTTTATTTACCGCGCATCAAACCGCCATCCACCAGGGCAGGAAACTTTCACTGGAAAACCCCTCTCCTGCATTCTTGCAGGCAGTCAAACTGGCGGGGCTCACCTTCCAGTCTCCGGAGGGTTACCTGGAAGGATGTCTCTGGGAGGGAGGGGGAAAATAA
- a CDS encoding methyl-accepting chemotaxis protein has translation MMFGHMKLQTKLLTIGLLLSVIPLLVILTVVLRQNRMMNKTSSEECLKLALSGLDPVVRGVYGMCINQEQTSQQMMNSFLNVARRILDNAGQVNFSPDETASWNAVNQYTQEAIRVDLPKMKLGDVWLGQNTDVHTPSLVVDEVKRMLDITCTIFQRMNETGDMLRVCTNVQKADGTRAIGTYIPRTNPDGKPNPVIDSILQGRSFQGRAFVVNAWYITAYEPIFDSSRNVIGVLYVGIPEERVIAGLKQEIKKLKIGRTGYVYVLDSQGNYLVSQDGLRDGENIWEVRDENNNLMVQEICAKALALSPDQIAEHRYLWKDPGDSAAGWKIARIMYFKPWDWIIGAGATEDEILESRKKVEAIGRRSKGLVILVVALAFLGTVLIWILVARGLAGKLTQVIEQLTGNAEQTSSASSQVAQASQVMAEGANEQAASLEEISSSLEEVSSMTRQNADYARQATTMSNQAREAAERSREVMGRMSEAILKIKDSSDETDKIIKTINEIAFQTNLLALNAAVEAAHAGDAGRGFAVVAEEVRSLAQRCAEAAQNTAVLIDESRENTQNGVAASREVGEALNQVSDAIQKVSQLVGDVSTASDAQAQGIEQVTLAMNQIEKVMQQNTANAEQSASAGEELSAQAEELTHMAAILMGIVGGNGRDMTMRGFRGLTGDRKPARLIEAAGSSGSLAGRRLLHSLPLKTKETTETQRKLLMSGTEGKDIYD, from the coding sequence ATGATGTTCGGACACATGAAGCTTCAGACAAAACTGCTGACCATTGGTTTGCTGCTTTCGGTTATCCCCCTGCTGGTCATTCTGACGGTTGTTCTTCGCCAGAATCGGATGATGAATAAAACCTCATCGGAAGAATGTCTGAAATTGGCACTTTCAGGGCTTGACCCGGTGGTGCGCGGTGTTTATGGCATGTGTATAAATCAGGAGCAAACTTCTCAACAGATGATGAACTCCTTCCTGAATGTAGCCCGCCGCATCCTTGACAATGCCGGGCAAGTCAATTTTTCACCGGATGAAACCGCTTCCTGGAATGCGGTAAATCAATATACTCAGGAAGCGATCAGGGTGGATCTGCCGAAAATGAAGCTGGGAGATGTCTGGCTTGGTCAGAATACCGATGTTCATACTCCTTCACTCGTGGTTGATGAAGTCAAAAGAATGCTGGATATCACCTGCACCATCTTTCAGCGGATGAACGAAACCGGAGATATGCTTCGTGTCTGCACCAATGTTCAGAAAGCGGATGGGACTCGGGCCATCGGCACCTACATTCCGCGCACCAATCCAGATGGAAAGCCGAATCCGGTTATTGACTCCATCCTTCAGGGAAGATCCTTTCAGGGCCGGGCTTTTGTGGTCAATGCCTGGTATATTACCGCCTATGAGCCGATTTTCGATTCCTCCCGCAACGTCATCGGTGTTCTCTATGTCGGTATTCCGGAGGAGCGGGTCATTGCCGGATTAAAACAGGAGATTAAAAAGCTGAAAATCGGACGGACAGGCTATGTCTATGTTCTCGACTCTCAGGGGAATTACCTCGTTTCTCAAGACGGCCTGCGTGATGGCGAAAATATCTGGGAAGTCAGGGATGAGAATAATAACCTCATGGTTCAGGAGATCTGTGCCAAAGCCCTTGCCCTCTCACCGGATCAGATTGCCGAGCACCGTTATTTATGGAAAGATCCGGGCGATTCAGCGGCTGGCTGGAAGATAGCCAGAATCATGTATTTCAAGCCGTGGGATTGGATCATCGGTGCGGGAGCGACCGAGGATGAAATCCTCGAGTCGCGGAAAAAGGTTGAGGCCATAGGCCGCCGCAGCAAGGGACTGGTGATCCTGGTTGTCGCTCTCGCTTTCCTGGGAACGGTCCTGATCTGGATTCTTGTCGCCCGCGGGCTGGCTGGCAAGCTTACCCAGGTGATCGAGCAATTGACCGGCAATGCCGAGCAGACATCCTCAGCTTCCAGCCAGGTTGCTCAGGCAAGCCAGGTAATGGCCGAAGGTGCGAATGAACAGGCCGCCAGTCTCGAAGAAATTTCAAGCAGCCTTGAAGAAGTATCCTCCATGACCAGGCAGAACGCTGATTATGCCAGGCAGGCCACCACGATGTCAAACCAGGCCCGCGAAGCTGCTGAAAGAAGCAGGGAAGTCATGGGCAGAATGTCCGAAGCTATCCTGAAAATCAAGGATTCTTCAGACGAAACCGATAAGATCATTAAAACTATCAATGAAATCGCCTTTCAGACAAACCTTTTGGCCCTGAATGCCGCAGTCGAGGCAGCACATGCCGGTGATGCAGGCAGGGGCTTTGCGGTTGTAGCCGAAGAGGTGCGAAGCCTCGCTCAACGCTGTGCCGAAGCTGCCCAAAATACCGCCGTCCTCATCGATGAATCACGGGAAAACACGCAGAATGGTGTTGCAGCCTCGAGAGAGGTTGGAGAAGCACTGAACCAGGTCAGTGATGCGATCCAGAAAGTCAGTCAACTGGTCGGCGATGTTTCAACAGCCAGTGATGCTCAGGCGCAGGGCATCGAGCAGGTAACTCTTGCCATGAACCAGATCGAGAAGGTGATGCAGCAGAACACCGCCAATGCAGAGCAGTCGGCTTCAGCAGGCGAAGAGCTCTCCGCTCAGGCCGAAGAGCTTACTCATATGGCCGCCATATTAATGGGCATTGTGGGGGGAAATGGGAGAGACATGACCATGCGGGGCTTCAGGGGCTTGACCGGGGACCGGAAGCCTGCCCGCCTGATCGAGGCGGCAGGGAGCAGCGGCAGCCTGGCTGGCCGCCGGCTGCTGCATTCCTTGCCTTTAAAAACAAAGGAAACCACAGAGACACAGAGAAAATTACTGATGTCGGGTACGGAGGGAAAAGATATCTATGATTAA